A genome region from Nocardia sp. NBC_01730 includes the following:
- a CDS encoding nitroreductase/quinone reductase family protein, producing MTEKPWSENPYGTPTTSGPEPIPSYQRVVNGVVRTLLRVPGISGVVGKRLMILHIVGRKSGTVYDVPLAYTRHGEALLIGTAQHPWVKNLLAGAPVQASFGGRPRTFDPVVHTAEVDVLRLYEIIARDNRQNAKFNGIGRTADGSPSKADIYQTWQQGGVVVELTPH from the coding sequence ATGACCGAGAAACCTTGGTCCGAAAACCCTTACGGCACACCGACCACGTCCGGCCCCGAACCCATTCCGTCGTATCAGCGGGTGGTGAACGGGGTCGTGCGGACGCTGCTCCGTGTCCCGGGGATCTCCGGCGTTGTCGGCAAAAGGTTGATGATCCTGCACATTGTCGGGCGCAAGTCTGGCACCGTCTATGACGTGCCACTGGCCTACACGAGGCACGGGGAGGCACTGCTCATCGGCACGGCCCAGCACCCCTGGGTCAAGAACTTGCTCGCAGGCGCACCGGTGCAGGCATCGTTCGGCGGGAGACCACGCACGTTCGACCCGGTGGTCCACACCGCCGAGGTCGACGTGCTGCGGCTCTACGAGATCATCGCGCGGGACAACCGGCAGAACGCGAAGTTCAACGGTATCGGCCGCACCGCCGACGGTTCGCCCTCGAAAGCCGACATCTACCAGACCTGGCAGCAGGGCGGCGTCGTGGTCGAGCTGACGCCGCACTGA
- a CDS encoding NUDIX hydrolase translates to MPIPPCRQSPDADAPGSELIAVYDPTGEPVGAAARATVYRDGLWHASAGVLLRSRDGNRVYVHRRTDTKMVFAGMHDCLAGGVVEPGEAPRDTAIRELAEELGILLGPHEAAPRSLARVSWDGDWQGRPMRCHLFAYELRYAGPIRHQPEEIADGWWWTDAELRAHLADPDWPFVPDTRLLIPDILTGTAHRPKDSGGPPR, encoded by the coding sequence GTGCCGATTCCGCCCTGCCGTCAGTCACCGGACGCCGACGCACCCGGCTCCGAGCTGATCGCGGTCTACGACCCGACGGGCGAACCGGTCGGCGCCGCGGCACGGGCCACGGTCTACCGCGACGGACTGTGGCACGCCAGCGCAGGCGTGCTGTTGCGGTCGCGCGACGGCAATCGGGTCTACGTGCACCGGCGCACCGACACCAAGATGGTCTTCGCGGGCATGCACGACTGCCTCGCGGGCGGCGTGGTCGAGCCGGGCGAAGCCCCGCGCGACACCGCCATCCGCGAACTCGCCGAGGAATTGGGCATCCTGCTCGGCCCACACGAGGCGGCCCCGCGGTCGCTGGCGCGCGTCTCCTGGGATGGCGACTGGCAGGGCAGACCCATGCGTTGCCACCTGTTCGCGTACGAATTGCGCTACGCGGGACCGATCCGGCACCAGCCCGAGGAGATCGCCGACGGCTGGTGGTGGACCGATGCCGAACTGCGCGCGCACCTCGCCGACCCGGACTGGCCGTTCGTCCCGGACACCCGGTTGCTGATACCGGACATCCTGACCGGAACGGCCCACCGGCCGAAGGACTCCGGTGGGCCGCCGAGATGA
- a CDS encoding helix-turn-helix transcriptional regulator, translating to MKALVINDFSTSADARAAAPRAGTALLRPGILAFEGAIGSTELHAHHAVQIVAASSPIVVVDGSGARLHGTHVIVPTDAPHRIDVGAAHGTAVYLDPETVAGAAADRRAHLHGWADMAGIDPAHGDLTEHVTTVVDDLLREGGETGTVERNAVVTAALHLLPALVREGSVRGSDVARQLGVSATRLTQLFIDQVGIPLRRYILWLRLHIATTRVMAGDDLATAAHAAGFSDTAHLTRTCRRTFGLPPSALIGTTDRDLGG from the coding sequence ATGAAGGCTCTGGTCATCAACGACTTCTCGACGTCGGCGGACGCCCGGGCCGCCGCGCCACGTGCGGGTACCGCGCTACTACGGCCCGGGATCCTGGCCTTCGAGGGGGCGATCGGCTCGACGGAGTTGCACGCCCATCACGCGGTGCAGATCGTCGCGGCCTCTAGCCCGATAGTGGTGGTGGACGGAAGCGGCGCCCGCCTGCACGGCACCCACGTTATCGTTCCGACCGACGCGCCGCATCGGATCGATGTCGGCGCCGCACACGGCACTGCCGTCTACCTCGACCCGGAGACCGTCGCCGGTGCCGCCGCCGACCGCAGAGCGCACCTGCACGGCTGGGCCGACATGGCCGGGATCGATCCTGCTCACGGCGATTTGACCGAGCATGTCACCACCGTCGTCGACGATCTGCTGCGCGAAGGCGGCGAGACCGGCACGGTCGAGCGGAACGCCGTTGTGACCGCGGCTCTGCACCTGCTGCCCGCGCTGGTCCGGGAGGGCTCGGTGCGTGGCTCGGATGTCGCACGCCAGCTGGGTGTTTCGGCGACGCGACTGACGCAACTGTTCATCGACCAGGTCGGCATCCCGTTGCGCCGCTATATCCTCTGGCTGCGTCTGCACATCGCGACGACCCGGGTAATGGCCGGCGACGATCTCGCCACGGCCGCGCATGCCGCGGGTTTCTCCGACACCGCGCACCTGACCCGCACCTGCAGGCGCACCTTCGGCCTACCACCCTCCGCCCTGATCGGTACGACCGATCGGGATCTCGGCGGGTAG
- a CDS encoding arsenate reductase family protein, which produces MTSRQTQIWHNPQCTKSRNATAFLDEAGIEYSVRRYLDEPPTAAELRDVLRRLGAEPWDITRIGERIAKDLGMASWGRTAADRDRWIEALAEHPKLIQRPIVLTADDGAVVARDDAALEAISRP; this is translated from the coding sequence ATGACCTCCCGGCAGACACAGATCTGGCACAACCCGCAATGCACCAAGAGCCGCAACGCGACCGCGTTCCTCGACGAGGCGGGCATCGAGTACTCGGTGCGCAGATACCTCGACGAGCCGCCGACCGCCGCCGAACTGCGTGACGTGCTGCGGCGGCTCGGTGCCGAACCGTGGGACATCACCCGCATCGGCGAGCGGATCGCCAAGGACCTGGGAATGGCGAGCTGGGGGCGCACCGCCGCCGACCGGGACCGGTGGATCGAGGCGCTGGCCGAACACCCGAAGCTGATCCAGCGCCCCATCGTGCTGACCGCGGACGACGGCGCCGTCGTCGCGCGGGACGACGCCGCGCTCGAGGCGATCTCTCGGCCCTGA
- a CDS encoding aspartate aminotransferase family protein, giving the protein MIGSDHVFYPWSAQAELNPVPITGASGSYFWDAAGKRYLDFSSQLVNVNIGHQHPDLVAAIVAQAQRLTTISPTVGNEARSELARLIVERAPGELNRILFTTGGAEAVEHAVRLARSYTGRTKMLAAYRSYHGGTGIAIGLTGEPRRWGAEPTNVDVVRFFGPYPYRSPWDTATPEEETAAALAHLRQVIELEGPQHIAGLILETVVGTNGVLVPPPGYLAGVRALCDEFGIVYIADEVMVGFGRVGEWFAVQAFGVAPDLITFAKGVNSGYVPLGGVLMAERIAQRYDHTVYPGGLTYAGHPLACAAGVASIEVFERDGILDHVRSVGADVLGKGLRELTTRHPSVGEVRGLGFFWALELVRDPHTRQPLVPFAAAGAAAEPMAAVTAAAKERGLWPFNAGNRFQIAPPLTTTADELRSGLEIVDEVLDVADGYVQAG; this is encoded by the coding sequence ATGATCGGGTCAGATCACGTCTTCTATCCGTGGAGCGCCCAGGCCGAGCTGAACCCGGTGCCGATCACCGGGGCGTCCGGCTCGTACTTCTGGGACGCCGCAGGCAAACGCTACCTCGACTTCTCCTCCCAGCTCGTCAACGTCAACATCGGCCATCAGCATCCCGACCTCGTCGCCGCGATCGTGGCGCAGGCACAGCGACTCACCACCATCTCGCCGACTGTCGGGAACGAGGCGCGCAGCGAGCTGGCACGCCTGATCGTCGAACGGGCGCCCGGCGAGCTGAACCGGATCCTGTTCACCACCGGCGGCGCGGAAGCCGTCGAGCATGCGGTGCGCCTCGCCCGCAGCTACACCGGGCGCACGAAAATGCTTGCCGCGTATCGCTCTTACCACGGCGGCACCGGCATCGCGATCGGCCTGACCGGTGAACCCCGCCGTTGGGGCGCGGAGCCGACCAACGTCGACGTGGTGCGGTTCTTCGGACCGTATCCGTATCGTTCGCCGTGGGACACCGCCACTCCCGAGGAGGAGACCGCCGCCGCGCTGGCCCATCTGCGGCAGGTGATCGAACTGGAAGGTCCGCAACACATCGCGGGTCTGATCTTGGAGACGGTGGTCGGCACCAACGGCGTGCTCGTACCGCCGCCTGGGTATCTCGCGGGGGTGCGTGCCCTGTGCGACGAATTCGGCATCGTCTACATCGCCGACGAGGTGATGGTCGGGTTTGGCCGGGTGGGCGAGTGGTTCGCGGTGCAGGCGTTCGGGGTCGCGCCGGATCTGATCACGTTCGCCAAGGGCGTGAACTCCGGTTACGTCCCGCTCGGCGGCGTGCTCATGGCGGAACGGATCGCCCAGCGGTATGACCACACGGTGTATCCGGGTGGTCTCACTTACGCCGGACATCCGCTGGCCTGCGCGGCGGGGGTCGCCTCGATCGAGGTGTTCGAGCGAGACGGCATCCTGGACCACGTGCGCTCGGTAGGCGCCGACGTGCTCGGAAAAGGTTTGCGGGAGCTGACCACCCGGCATCCGAGCGTCGGCGAGGTGCGCGGGCTCGGCTTCTTCTGGGCGCTGGAACTGGTGCGCGACCCGCACACCCGGCAGCCGTTGGTCCCGTTCGCCGCCGCGGGCGCGGCCGCCGAACCGATGGCCGCAGTCACCGCGGCGGCCAAGGAACGCGGGCTGTGGCCGTTCAACGCGGGCAACCGTTTCCAGATCGCACCGCCGCTCACCACGACGGCGGACGAACTGCGGTCCGGCCTGGAGATCGTCGACGAGGTGCTCGACGTGGCCGACGGCTACGTCCAGGCGGGCTGA
- a CDS encoding TIGR00266 family protein — protein sequence MKVQLRHNPASTIARCFLSGGEPMRVESGAMVAHSAGVTLQAKAEGGILAGLKRSVLAGESFFVSTFTAPSQGGWVDVAPALPGDMLNLQISPDRPFFISRGGWIANSHGVQVESKWGGFANLFGGEGGFGLRAHGEGEIVVGVFGAIDVIDLQPGEPITIDTGHVVAYDLAMNFTIRRAVSGRSIQSLKSGEGFVFDFTGPGRVLLQTRNPGAFAAWAGSVTSSS from the coding sequence ATGAAGGTACAACTGCGCCACAACCCCGCCTCGACCATCGCGCGGTGCTTCCTGTCGGGTGGCGAGCCGATGCGCGTCGAGAGCGGTGCCATGGTCGCCCATTCGGCGGGAGTCACATTGCAGGCCAAGGCCGAAGGCGGCATCCTAGCCGGATTGAAGCGGTCGGTGCTGGCCGGCGAGTCCTTCTTCGTCTCGACGTTCACCGCGCCGTCGCAGGGCGGCTGGGTGGATGTGGCGCCCGCGCTGCCCGGCGATATGCTGAATCTTCAGATCAGTCCGGATCGCCCGTTCTTCATCAGCCGCGGCGGCTGGATCGCCAACTCGCACGGCGTGCAGGTGGAGAGCAAGTGGGGCGGTTTCGCGAACCTGTTCGGTGGCGAGGGCGGGTTCGGTCTGCGCGCGCACGGCGAAGGGGAGATCGTCGTCGGTGTGTTCGGCGCGATCGATGTCATCGATCTGCAACCAGGCGAGCCGATCACCATCGACACCGGTCACGTGGTGGCCTATGACCTGGCGATGAATTTCACTATTCGCCGGGCGGTTTCGGGCCGGTCGATCCAGTCGCTGAAGTCGGGTGAGGGATTCGTGTTCGACTTCACCGGTCCCGGCCGGGTACTGCTGCAAACCCGCAACCCCGGCGCCTTTGCCGCGTGGGCGGGTTCGGTGACCTCGTCCAGCTGA